The Sphingobacteriales bacterium nucleotide sequence GTCATATAAAAATTAGCCTATTTTGGGTGGCTGCCAAATGTAATTGTAACCATCTGAAAGATAGTTTTCTGTGTAGATTGTTTTTGTATTGCTTGTTGCTGTAGAATAAGATTTGTTTTCAATTTCTGTACTATATCCTATGACGAATGCAAAATTGCTTGTTGGGCAATTACAGTTTGTATTGTTGCATTTTCCATTACATGTATTTTTGTCTTTGTCATTTTTAGTTTTATTATTGCAACAACTATTTTTACTATCCTTATCGGATTTTTCATTTTCACAACAAGAAACTTCTGCTTTGGTCGATTTTGTTTCACATGAGCATGCTTGCGTTGGTTTAATTGAGAAACCAAACAATACTATTATTAATATGAAAAATCGTATTGTCATCTTTTACTATGTATAAAGATAGCATTTTTTGATTAAATTTATATTACTTAGAATTTATCCTTAGTATATAATTGTTAAAAGAACTTAAGTGTATTGTATTACTTTCTTTGTCTAGATGGAAAGAAAATAACAAAGAAAAATCAAGTTCAAGCTGAGGCACTTTGCCATGCTCTTGGCTTCAGCTCGAAAAATCTTACTTCTTTAAATCATCTTGTTGGTTTTGTTTGTGCTTGTTTAGTGTTTGTATTATAACATAAATATCTTGCTGTGTCTTTTTTTGCACGATGATTTCAGCCGTTTCGATTTTCCTTCGCCATGTGCTGACGCTTGAACGTTCTTTATGCAAAACTTTCTTTACGCTCGACGCTTATTTTCTTAACGCTATTTTTCTAATGCCTTTTTTTATTTCTTATATCAGATTATGATTTCAGTCGTTTCAATTTTTCTTCGCCACGTGCTGACGCTTGAACGTTCTTTCTATTTTTGATGAAATTGTTTAATGTCATTGCCTTGAAAAAGGCAATCTCCTAATTCTAATTAATAATGAGATTACCACTTTCGTGGTAATGACTGTAAAGCTATTTTTTTATTGATGAAAAAGTGTATTTACTTTCTTTGTCTTAATACAAAGAAAGTAACAAAGAAAAATCAAGGCTTACGAAAAATTACGCTAAAAATATTCGTCTTCGCTAAAAGTTTTTAAACTTGTTCTGCTTCTACAAAGCAGAACTTCAAACACCAAAACTTTCTTTACGCTCGACGTTTATTTTCTTAACGCTATTTTTCTGATGCCATCGTAGTCGTCACACATGCCTATGTCACATTTTAGAATTATATGCATTAAATATACATTAACGAAAAAAATTAAGTAAAAAAATGTATATACTTGCATTATGTTGAATTTTGATGAGATTAAACAATTAGGTGCACACGAACGTCTTTCTTATTGCAATACAAAATATCCTATTATTCTTGTTAGTGGATTAGGGTTTCACGACCAAAATAAAATTATAAATTATTGGGGCTTAATTCCTGATTTCCTAAAAGCACATGGCGCCGATGTGTACACTGCCAACCAACAGGCTTTCCTTAGCATTCCAGACAATGCTATAAAACTTAAATATAGAGTTTTAGATGTACTAGACAAAACAAAATCTGATAAAATAAATATCATTGGGCATTCAAAAGGTGGACTTGAAGCAAGATATATGACTAGCAAATTAGGCATGCACGATTTGGTAGCCAGCATTACTACTTTAGGCACACCACACAGAGGTACACATTTAGCAGATATTGTGTTAGGCAAAATTCCAATTCCAAATTTTGCATTGTCTAGGTTAGTCAATATCTATGCAAGAATAATGGGCGATGATAGACCAGATAGTATGCGTGCTGTACTACAAGTTACTACGCAACTTATGAAACATTTTAATGAGGAAATATTAGATATTGATGGTATTTATTATCAAAGTTATGCTGGACATATTAGCAAAGAATATCCAAGTACACTATGGCGAACCCTAGCAGGAATTATAAAACCATATGAAGGTAAAAACGATGGTATGGTTGGTGTAGAATCTGCAAAATGGGGCGATTATAAAGGCATTATACAAACAAAAGAAGCAACAAGTACATCACATGGAGATATGATAGGTTTAGCACAATTTATGGGCAACAATAAATTTGATGCAAAATCATTTATGGCAACTATAGCTAATGGCTTAAAAGAAAAGAAATTGTAATTTCAACTAAAATTAATACCATAGCTAAATGCAATACAGATATTTTTAGCTATATTGATATAAAATTATGGCGAAAAATAACAAAAACTATATTGAAACTATTTTAGACAATAGCCAACTCGACAAATACATCAAAGTATTTCCTAATAAAGTTGGTTCTCAAGGCTTTGATGCTTGGGGTTTCAACATTAGAAATATGAAAAGCTCCATACAATTTATTAAATTTTTGTATGAAACTTATTTTAGAGTTGAAGCTTTTGGATTAGAAAATATACCAAAAAACGGCAGATGCTTAATTATTCCAAATCATAGTGGACAACTACCTATTGATGGTATGTTGGTAGGTTATGCAATGATTACTAACGATCTTGCACCAAGAGCACCAAAAGCAATGGTAGAAAGATTTCTACCTACAGTACCATTTATTGGCAATTGGCTAAATTCATTAGGTGCTGTAATTGGAGATACTGTAAACTGTGAGCGTATGTTGGAAAACGAAGAAGCTGTTGTTGTGTTTCCTGAAGGAGCAAAAGGCTCTGGAAAAACTTTCGACAAAAGATATAAGCTACAAAGATTTGGAAATGGTTTTATGTACTTAGCCATGCAACACAAAGCACCAATTATTCCAGTAGGTATCGTAGGTTGCGAAGAATCTATTATCTCAGTTACTAATATGCCTTTGATTGCTAAACTATTTTCAATGCCATATGCACCATTAGTAATACCAGCAGTATTGCCAGCAAAAGTTTTTATCTATTTTGGCGAGCCTATCTATTTTGAAAATGATGTACATTCTGAACATGATATTAAAGAACGTGTAAACATTGTAAAAGCAGAAGTAAAAAAATTAGTTGACTTAGGATTAGCTAAAAGAAAATCAGTATTTGAAAAATAAAACATGAGCATATAAAACATGAGTGTAAAAAAGAAAGTGATGGTAACAGGCGCAGCTGGTGCCTTAGCCAAAAAGGTAATTGATAAACTAAAAAAAGATTATAAGGTAATTGCTGTAGACTTTAGAACTAAAGTAGACTTGGGCATACCTGTTGAAAGCTATAAAATAGATTTTAATAAAAGAATATTTGAAGATATTTTTAGAGAACATGAATTTGATGGCATTATACATTTGGGTAGAATCGGTGCGCACGAAATGAATAGACATACGCGCTACAATGCCAATGTAATAGGTACACGCAAGCTATTTGATTTAGCTAAAAAATACAATGTAAAAAAGACCATCGTATTATCTACTTATTTTGTGTACGGTGCATCGCCATACAATCCATCATTATTGGATGAGAAAACACCATTAAAAGCATCAGAGCTGACAATGGACTTAGTAGATAGCGTGGAATTGGAAAACTTATCAAACATATACTTATACAAATATCCTGAGCTAAATATAACGATACTAAGACCATGTAATGTTGCTGGTCCAGGTGTTAGAAATACATTTTCGCAATTATTTTCAGATAGAAGAGCGCCAGTAGTTTGGGGATTTTCGCCATTGATGCAATTTATACATATTGATGATATGCGTGATGCTATTGTAACATCGTTTGAGCAAAACAAACCTGGTGTGTACAATGTAGCACCAGCAGATTATATTGCCTATCAGGATGCGGTAAAAGAAGCTGGATGTAATGCTGTACAAATTCCATCGATACCACCAGCACTTACTGAAAGAATTTCTAAATTTTTAAATTGGAGAACCTTTCCACCTTATCTCATTAACTATTACAAATATCCAGTAATTATTGATGGTAGATTGTTTGAAAAAACATTTAATTTTAAACCCAAACATTCTTTAAAAGAAATTTTTAATTATTACAAAAACTTAAAATAGAAAAGCCCAACAAGGCATAGTATTTGATACGAATAACAGTAGCAT carries:
- a CDS encoding acyltransferase family protein; translation: MAKNNKNYIETILDNSQLDKYIKVFPNKVGSQGFDAWGFNIRNMKSSIQFIKFLYETYFRVEAFGLENIPKNGRCLIIPNHSGQLPIDGMLVGYAMITNDLAPRAPKAMVERFLPTVPFIGNWLNSLGAVIGDTVNCERMLENEEAVVVFPEGAKGSGKTFDKRYKLQRFGNGFMYLAMQHKAPIIPVGIVGCEESIISVTNMPLIAKLFSMPYAPLVIPAVLPAKVFIYFGEPIYFENDVHSEHDIKERVNIVKAEVKKLVDLGLAKRKSVFEK
- a CDS encoding SDR family oxidoreductase translates to MSVKKKVMVTGAAGALAKKVIDKLKKDYKVIAVDFRTKVDLGIPVESYKIDFNKRIFEDIFREHEFDGIIHLGRIGAHEMNRHTRYNANVIGTRKLFDLAKKYNVKKTIVLSTYFVYGASPYNPSLLDEKTPLKASELTMDLVDSVELENLSNIYLYKYPELNITILRPCNVAGPGVRNTFSQLFSDRRAPVVWGFSPLMQFIHIDDMRDAIVTSFEQNKPGVYNVAPADYIAYQDAVKEAGCNAVQIPSIPPALTERISKFLNWRTFPPYLINYYKYPVIIDGRLFEKTFNFKPKHSLKEIFNYYKNLK